In the Cellulomonas sp. C5510 genome, GCCGCAAGCATCGCGCGGACGTCGTCGATGCCGGTCTGGGCCGCCGCCTTCGCCTGCACGGACGCGCGCGTCGCCGTGGTCGAGCCGATCGACCGCAGCGTGGCCGTCAGCATCAGCGAGACGATCAGCGCACCGAGCAGCATGAGCCCGATCACCGAGGCCAGAGCGAAACCCTCGTCATTGCCGGGCCGGCCCGGCAGCAGCCTTCGCATCCCTACTCCCGTCACGAGAAGCACCCACCTTTGCCCGAGTGCGCCTGCGGCAACCGCACCACCTCGGTGTCCATACGTACAGCCTCGATGTCATCAGGCTGACCCGTACGCGACGCGACCATCGCGATCCGCACCGACCCGCTCGGTTGCAGGGTGAAGACCGGTTGGCTCCCGTCCGTCACGACGTTCTCGACCAGCACCGTCCACCCGGCGGCCTCGGGGTCGGTGACGACATCCAGCGCCGTTCCCTGCGGGCGGATCGTCCAATAGAGCGTCCCGGCGTCTCCCGCATCCGCCGCGGGTACGTAACGCCACGCCTGGCAGCGCCACGCGGATGTGCTGGTGCCGCCGCCAGTAAGCGCGACCATGAGCCGCCCGCTGTCGCTGACCTCGATGCCGTCCGCCGTGGAGTTGCGTACCCCGCGCTGGATCCCGGAGAAGGCGGCCTGCACCTCGCTGCCGGTCTGACCGGTGTCGACGACTCGACGCTGCTGCCCGATCAGCATGATCAGGCCGCCGGTGACCATGGCGAGCACGAGGAGACCCACGGTCATCGCGACGAGGAGCTCGACGAGAGTGAAGCCGCCCTCCCGGGTCGTGTCGAGCCGATGGCGCGGGCGGTTCACGGCAGGTACACCCGCGTCCTCGTCGAAGCGAGCTCCGTCCCGTCGCGGAACAGACCGGTGTCACCGACGGCCGTCACGCGCACCACCACCGTGGCGACCGACTTCGCGGTGCAAGCTCCGGTGACAGTCACCGCGCGCCGCATCGTCACTCCGCGCTGGTCCGTGCTCGTCGTGAGGCCCGGGGAGCCGCTGACGAGCGACGAGCAGCTCGCGAGGCCTCCCGCGTCCAGCTGCGCCCGCGCCGCGTCGTTGCCTGCCGCGGCCACCTGGGTGGCGGAGGAGATCGTGGTCATCTTGCCCGTCGCGACGACGGTGCCGATCACGAGCGGGGCGAGTACGGCGAGCAGGATGCCCGCGAGCGTCAGTGCCACGACGACCTCGATCATGCTGAAGCCGGACTCCTCGTCACGGTTGCGCAC is a window encoding:
- a CDS encoding type II secretion system protein, with the translated sequence MRNRDEESGFSMIEVVVALTLAGILLAVLAPLVIGTVVATGKMTTISSATQVAAAGNDAARAQLDAGGLASCSSLVSGSPGLTTSTDQRGVTMRRAVTVTGACTAKSVATVVVRVTAVGDTGLFRDGTELASTRTRVYLP
- a CDS encoding prepilin-type N-terminal cleavage/methylation domain-containing protein; translated protein: MNRPRHRLDTTREGGFTLVELLVAMTVGLLVLAMVTGGLIMLIGQQRRVVDTGQTGSEVQAAFSGIQRGVRNSTADGIEVSDSGRLMVALTGGGTSTSAWRCQAWRYVPAADAGDAGTLYWTIRPQGTALDVVTDPEAAGWTVLVENVVTDGSQPVFTLQPSGSVRIAMVASRTGQPDDIEAVRMDTEVVRLPQAHSGKGGCFS